The following is a genomic window from Bacteroidia bacterium.
GTTCGACCGACACGGCCGGGATGTGCGTACGCTGGTGGATGAAGTACGCGACGCCGGCAGACATGAAATCACCCTGGATGCATCGGATATGCCTTCGGGTATGTACTTCTATCGCCTCGAGCACGCACGTGGCGTGGAGATGAAGAAAATGGTGCTGCTGCGGTAGAGGGTTTCGCGAAATAAAGTGCTTGTTCAAGCACCCATGCTCTTGACATTGGTGTGAATATTTTGCACGTTGCTGTGAGCAGATCTGGACTTTGTGCGCGGGTATTCGTCCATTCGCGCGTGCGCATGCCTGTCTCGTGGGGTCTACGGCGCTATCCAGCTGCCTGGTAAAAAAAGGAAATAATAGTCGTAATAGTACCTGTATGTGACGGAATCGCCAAAATCCGAGGTGTGTCATGAAAAAGTACTTCATTGCCGTTTGTATCGTGTGTATGCTGGCTCCGTTGTTGCGGAGCCAGGCGTTCGCCGATGATGTCAGCTTGAACGCCGGGGTCCGGCTCGCCTCGGCTCCTTCTCTCGTCGTGACGTGCGAGACCGTCGACACACTTTTTGTTGATCCGCGCGGCGATCAATACCTCGGCAGTCCCTTCGTCATGAAAGTGACAATCACGAATACCGGTTCCGAGGCAGTCAGCGAGGTTGAAGCGTCGTTGCTCCTCCTTAGCCCGGCGCTACGAGCGGCTGGACAGCTCTCGAAGGAAATCGGATTAATCGAACCACAGACCTCCAGAGAGGTGCTATGGGAGATTATGGCGGTTCCTCAGCAAACTGCTATTGATGCCGACATCCTCGTCCTCGTTTCATCCGCAAATCACCCGACGATCGAGTGTCAATCCCGTGTGCATCTTACCGCGCTTCCGCTGCCGGAACTGGATGTGCGATGCAGCGTCGAGCCGTCCGATACGCTTCGCTACAATGAACGAACAGGCCGCTTCGAGCTATCGGAGCTTCGTATGAAAGCATCGGTGCTGAACATGGGGGATGGTACCGCCCGACGGGTACGGGCCACGCTGTTGCTGCCGGAGTTCATGGTACTCGCCGAAAAGGAAAGCGCCATTAAAAATGTGCTTCCGTCCGATCTGGATAAAGATCAGACAGGGAGCGTGGTCTGGAACGTCGAGCCCATGAGAGTGATCGGGCATCCGGGATGGATCGAATTTGAGGTGCTCGTCGTTCCGGAAAACGGCTCTCCGGTGAAGTGCAAACATAAGGTGTACCTTCAGCCCGTCAGCCGCCATGTTCTGTTGGCGATGCCGGAGAACAGCATACTCCGACATGGGGTGGAGAGCATCATTTCGATACGCATCGAAGGCGCCGAAGGACTGGACTTGTCGAAGTATGACTTGAACATCAAGTACGATCCCGGTCTGCTGCGCGTCAAGGGCATTGAGACCGCCGGCACGCTCACGGCGGACGGCTGGTCCACGAAGTTGAGCGTGAGCGGCGTGGGATCTCCGTTGAGCTTCGGCGACAGCACCATCACCATCCTGGCGCAGGGTCCCGCGATCGTCGCCGATGAAGGCGTGCTGCTGAACCTCCGTGTCGAAGGCATATTGTACAGCCAGCACGGCGCGGGAAGCTTCCGCTACTCGAGACTGAAAATGGACACCGTGCGCTCCTTGCTCGAGCATGGCTGGATATCGTTCTCTGCTGTCGACGGCGGCGTGTATGTCACCGACGATTGCCTCGAACCCTTGACGCTGAATCCCGCCTGGCAGCTTCGACAGAACCGGCCGAATCCCTTCAATCCGACGACCGTGATAGAGTACCGCCTTTCCGAAGCGAGCCATGTGCTGCTTGGTGTGTATGACGTTCATGGCAGACTGCTTCGCACGCTGGTGGACGAACTTCGGAATGCCGGCAGCCATGAATTGACCTTCGACGCTTCGGATTTGCCCTCGGGTATGTATTTCTACCGCCTCGAACACGCCCGAGGAGTGGAGATGAAAAAGATGCTGCTGCTGCGGTAGACGATCCGCGCAATGTGTGTCCGCATCGTAATGCGCATGCGCACTGATACAGGTACACGGATTGCACATATGGTCACGGATGCTCGATGACGGAAAGGTTTGAAGGAGCGAAGTGGATTTTTCTTCGTCACAGACCTCGAAAGAATCCTCCTCGTTGATCCGACTTCGATCCGCGCAATCCGTGCGGGCATTCCATACAGCTTATCGTTTGCACGTGCATTTCTCCACGGGATTGGAGATATTATCATGATGCGTCCCACTTGAGATGGTTTAATCATGAAAGCACCGCAGCGCAGCACGCAGAGGGAAAGCAATTCACGAACCGGGTCCATTGTCCTGTACGTCGGTATCGGTGTCGCCGCATTGGCAGCGCTCTATGTTGCCGGAGTGTTTGATGCGACACCGGGGAACGGCAGAAATAGCGAAGCGCGCCAGGTGGCGAGCACCTACAAACCCAGCGATCCCTGGCTGCAACGGGCCTATTCCATCGATGCGCTCTTCCACAAGGTATACACCGCGGGATGGGAAGGTGCCAACGGAGCTATAGGTGACGCACACCTCTTTGC
Proteins encoded in this region:
- a CDS encoding T9SS type A sorting domain-containing protein — encoded protein: MKKYFIAVCIVCMLAPLLRSQAFADDVSLNAGVRLASAPSLVVTCETVDTLFVDPRGDQYLGSPFVMKVTITNTGSEAVSEVEASLLLLSPALRAAGQLSKEIGLIEPQTSREVLWEIMAVPQQTAIDADILVLVSSANHPTIECQSRVHLTALPLPELDVRCSVEPSDTLRYNERTGRFELSELRMKASVLNMGDGTARRVRATLLLPEFMVLAEKESAIKNVLPSDLDKDQTGSVVWNVEPMRVIGHPGWIEFEVLVVPENGSPVKCKHKVYLQPVSRHVLLAMPENSILRHGVESIISIRIEGAEGLDLSKYDLNIKYDPGLLRVKGIETAGTLTADGWSTKLSVSGVGSPLSFGDSTITILAQGPAIVADEGVLLNLRVEGILYSQHGAGSFRYSRLKMDTVRSLLEHGWISFSAVDGGVYVTDDCLEPLTLNPAWQLRQNRPNPFNPTTVIEYRLSEASHVLLGVYDVHGRLLRTLVDELRNAGSHELTFDASDLPSGMYFYRLEHARGVEMKKMLLLR